From the Streptomyces syringium genome, one window contains:
- a CDS encoding SCO family protein: MRTKILGAALATAAALTLTACDGGGEADNSDKPAADVSAEPKKAAIVLDNPKDKPDLVLDDTAGKKYELVKETKGRPVLLYFGYTYCPDVCSTVVADIAAAEKKLPKADQEKLQVVFVTTDPERDTPKRMREWLDAQGGQDIVGLTGGFDTIQAAAKPLGILVEKPKKEKDGSITVNHGAQVIGFSPKDDAAHWVYTTTTTAAEYSKDLPKIIKGENP; this comes from the coding sequence ATGCGCACCAAGATCCTGGGCGCGGCACTGGCAACCGCCGCCGCGCTCACCCTGACCGCCTGTGACGGTGGCGGGGAAGCCGACAACAGCGACAAGCCCGCGGCCGACGTGTCCGCGGAGCCCAAGAAGGCCGCCATCGTCCTCGACAACCCGAAGGACAAGCCGGACCTGGTCCTCGACGACACGGCGGGCAAGAAGTACGAGCTGGTCAAGGAGACCAAGGGCAGGCCCGTACTCCTCTACTTCGGCTACACCTACTGCCCCGACGTCTGCTCGACCGTGGTCGCCGACATCGCCGCCGCCGAGAAGAAGCTGCCCAAGGCCGACCAGGAGAAGCTCCAGGTCGTCTTCGTCACCACCGACCCCGAGCGCGACACCCCCAAGCGGATGCGCGAGTGGCTCGACGCGCAGGGCGGGCAGGACATCGTCGGCCTGACCGGCGGCTTCGACACGATCCAGGCGGCGGCCAAACCGCTCGGCATCCTGGTCGAGAAGCCGAAGAAGGAGAAGGACGGCTCCATCACCGTCAACCACGGCGCCCAGGTCATCGGCTTCTCGCCGAAGGACGACGCCGCGCACTGGGTCTACACGACCACGACCACAGCAGCCGAATACTCCAAGGATCTTCCCAAGATCATCAAGGGGGAGAACCCGTGA
- a CDS encoding YcnI family copper-binding membrane protein, with the protein MNTNSARLRRLSVIGSLAAGTVVLLAGPASAHVSIPGTAEKGGYGTIALKVPNEKDDASTVKLEVTLDPKHPLSSVMPQPVPGWDVKVEKSKLDKPLKTHGKTITEAVTKITWSGGKIEPGQFQQFPLSVGQLPTDADELVFKALQTYSDDEVVRWIDPSKPGGHEAEHPAPTLKLVEKTSPDHHDKNAKSDKNSDAEDNKGEATASDSGDKDASDTTARVLGIVGIVVGVAGAAFGIVAGRRRNA; encoded by the coding sequence ATGAACACCAATAGCGCTCGTCTGCGCCGTCTCTCCGTCATCGGCTCCCTCGCCGCCGGCACCGTCGTGCTGCTCGCCGGTCCCGCCTCCGCGCACGTGAGCATCCCGGGCACCGCCGAGAAGGGCGGCTACGGCACCATCGCCCTCAAGGTGCCGAACGAGAAGGACGACGCCTCCACGGTCAAGCTGGAGGTCACCCTCGACCCGAAGCACCCGCTGTCGTCCGTGATGCCGCAGCCCGTCCCGGGCTGGGACGTGAAGGTCGAGAAGTCCAAGCTCGACAAGCCGCTCAAGACGCACGGCAAGACGATCACCGAGGCCGTCACCAAGATCACCTGGTCCGGCGGCAAGATCGAGCCGGGCCAGTTCCAGCAGTTCCCGCTGTCGGTCGGCCAGCTGCCCACCGACGCCGACGAGCTGGTCTTCAAGGCGCTCCAGACCTACTCCGACGACGAGGTCGTGCGCTGGATCGACCCGTCCAAGCCGGGCGGGCACGAGGCCGAGCACCCGGCGCCGACCCTCAAGCTCGTCGAGAAGACGTCGCCCGACCACCACGACAAGAACGCCAAGAGCGACAAGAACAGCGACGCCGAGGACAACAAGGGCGAGGCCACCGCCTCCGACTCCGGTGACAAGGACGCGTCCGACACCACCGCCCGGGTGCTCGGCATCGTCGGCATCGTCGTCGGCGTGGCCGGTGCCGCCTTCGGCATCGTCGCCGGGCGCCGCCGCAACGCCTGA
- a CDS encoding ATP-binding protein, with product MSIWWSLHLRREAASVPLARRLLIGTMETAGVDPEISYDLSVALSEACANAVEHGGDASTDYRVTAFIDGDTCRIEVTDSGPGFADRPREPRRTKRHLPPPQTKTPVSAHEEHGRGLFLIESLTDHVRVRNRPGRQGAVVSFDKILKWREGAALLQAS from the coding sequence ATGAGCATTTGGTGGTCACTCCACTTGCGGCGCGAAGCTGCGAGCGTTCCGCTCGCCCGGCGGCTTCTGATCGGCACCATGGAGACGGCCGGGGTCGATCCCGAAATCTCGTACGACCTCTCGGTTGCCCTGAGTGAAGCGTGTGCGAATGCCGTCGAGCACGGCGGTGATGCTTCCACGGACTACCGCGTCACCGCCTTCATCGATGGTGACACCTGCCGCATCGAGGTGACCGATTCGGGCCCCGGCTTCGCCGACCGCCCTCGCGAACCCCGCCGCACGAAGCGGCACCTCCCCCCACCGCAGACGAAGACCCCGGTTTCGGCTCACGAGGAGCACGGCCGGGGTCTCTTCCTGATCGAGTCCCTCACCGACCACGTCCGCGTGCGCAACCGGCCGGGCCGGCAGGGCGCCGTGGTGAGCTTCGACAAGATCCTCAAGTGGAGAGAGGGCGCGGCGCTCCTCCAGGCGTCGTAA
- the lxmK gene encoding class V lanthionine synthetase subunit LxmK, with amino-acid sequence MAVKEAAADVPAYKPRDLDEYPAVDALLERLGLGPYLRDTLSAPVGRNDCWAGETAGGGKAFVKHLVGPEPDVKARMRRLKAFEQCSAAMPSSALRGPRFLGFDEEADLVAFEYVEGARNGAQLMVDETFDGALAHRVGRAIGLLHEARPPGWEDFDDSPPSQPSVRLLHGIPLPMFENFSFGEVQSWQLMQQDEQLVKAVEALREKERAAPKVPSHCDLRVDQFLVSDDEFHVTDWEEFRLADPARDVGAFAGEWLYRSVLDIVTDRGDTVFLDVELTHELVIERGVEKMQRLLPLVREFWRGYREVRPVVDEGLAHRATAFAGWHLLDRLMASSQKSARLSGIERAAAGIGRAALLAPHRFATTLGFEETT; translated from the coding sequence ATGGCAGTGAAGGAAGCGGCGGCGGACGTACCCGCGTACAAGCCGCGCGATCTCGATGAATATCCGGCGGTCGACGCCCTCCTGGAGAGACTGGGCCTCGGGCCCTACCTCCGGGACACGCTCTCGGCACCCGTCGGGCGCAACGACTGCTGGGCCGGCGAGACGGCCGGCGGGGGCAAGGCCTTCGTCAAGCACCTGGTCGGGCCCGAGCCGGATGTGAAGGCGCGGATGCGGCGGCTGAAGGCGTTCGAGCAGTGCTCGGCGGCGATGCCCAGCTCGGCGCTGCGGGGCCCGCGGTTCCTCGGCTTCGACGAGGAAGCGGATCTGGTGGCCTTCGAGTACGTCGAAGGCGCGCGCAACGGCGCTCAGCTGATGGTCGACGAGACCTTCGACGGCGCCCTCGCACACCGGGTCGGCCGGGCGATCGGGCTGCTGCACGAGGCACGTCCGCCGGGCTGGGAGGACTTCGACGACTCACCGCCGTCCCAGCCGTCCGTGCGACTGCTGCACGGAATTCCGCTGCCGATGTTCGAGAATTTCAGCTTCGGCGAGGTCCAGAGCTGGCAGCTCATGCAGCAGGACGAGCAGCTGGTCAAGGCCGTCGAGGCGCTCCGGGAAAAGGAGCGGGCGGCGCCGAAGGTGCCCTCGCACTGCGATCTGCGGGTCGACCAGTTCCTGGTGAGCGATGACGAATTCCATGTCACGGACTGGGAGGAATTCCGGCTGGCGGACCCGGCCCGCGATGTGGGTGCCTTCGCCGGTGAATGGCTCTACCGTTCCGTGCTCGACATCGTCACCGACCGCGGCGACACCGTCTTCCTCGACGTCGAACTCACCCATGAGCTCGTCATCGAGCGCGGCGTCGAGAAGATGCAGCGACTGCTGCCGCTGGTCCGGGAATTCTGGCGGGGATATCGCGAGGTGCGCCCCGTCGTGGACGAAGGGCTCGCCCACCGGGCCACCGCGTTCGCCGGCTGGCACCTGCTGGACCGGCTGATGGCGAGCTCGCAGAAGAGCGCCCGGCTGTCGGGCATCGAGCGCGCCGCCGCCGGCATCGGCCGGGCGGCCCTGCTGGCCCCGCACAGGTTCGCCACGACTTTGGGATTCGAGGAGACGACATGA
- a CDS encoding T3SS effector HopA1 family protein — MSTGTTTLPSRLTDALKDVQVSPDGSEAVVHGREVTSDNPREMRRLLSEALYDVLHAGRTLEKGTISFRMRDEEFERELAHGVPHRETTTRARVCAAEGHGGTESAPLLVERDGVRVWVPRALVVDGDSGTPGAVVTLRTAALRPALSPGFFMVDGSRPRPPGRDVLRVYVNITSWQEAPAVWATVLGHLEDTGTAYRAKVLSAKPLYPRRDSLVVYLAGDTAHAARGIADAVATTPGVGHETSVYTEELAPGVATAWEPDDRRPGMTGLSFGQHRASITAHALLDAAKSGEPVEALLTAAFVEAGVDPASPARNSGPRA, encoded by the coding sequence ATGAGCACCGGCACCACCACGCTGCCGTCCCGGCTCACGGACGCGCTGAAGGACGTCCAGGTATCGCCGGACGGCTCCGAAGCCGTCGTCCACGGCCGGGAGGTGACCTCCGACAACCCCCGTGAGATGCGCAGACTGCTCTCCGAGGCGCTGTACGACGTGCTGCACGCCGGCCGGACGCTGGAGAAGGGGACCATCTCGTTCCGGATGCGGGACGAGGAGTTCGAGCGCGAACTCGCCCACGGCGTACCGCACCGCGAGACCACCACCCGGGCACGGGTGTGCGCGGCCGAGGGACACGGCGGGACCGAGTCCGCACCGCTGCTCGTCGAGCGGGACGGGGTGCGGGTGTGGGTACCGCGCGCCCTCGTCGTCGACGGGGACTCCGGGACCCCCGGCGCGGTCGTCACCCTGCGCACCGCCGCGCTGCGCCCCGCGCTGTCGCCCGGCTTCTTCATGGTCGACGGCTCCCGCCCCCGGCCGCCCGGCCGGGACGTGCTGCGGGTGTACGTCAACATCACCTCGTGGCAGGAGGCGCCCGCGGTCTGGGCGACGGTCCTCGGCCACCTGGAGGACACCGGGACGGCGTACCGGGCGAAGGTCCTCTCCGCCAAGCCGCTGTACCCCCGCCGCGACTCCCTCGTGGTCTATCTCGCCGGGGACACCGCACACGCCGCCCGCGGCATCGCCGACGCCGTCGCCACGACCCCCGGCGTCGGACACGAGACCTCGGTCTACACCGAGGAGCTGGCCCCTGGTGTGGCCACCGCCTGGGAGCCGGACGACCGCCGCCCCGGCATGACCGGCCTCAGCTTCGGCCAGCACCGGGCCAGCATCACGGCCCACGCGCTGCTCGACGCCGCCAAAAGCGGAGAGCCCGTCGAGGCCCTGCTCACCGCGGCCTTCGTCGAGGCCGGTGTCGACCCGGCCAGCCCCGCCCGGAATTCCGGGCCCCGAGCCTGA
- a CDS encoding LxmA leader domain family RiPP yields MDKTDAIMDLVSNYDAYADVAELNVTAAADAPATTPVCAATLASSGWCAAGASAISGATYEAGC; encoded by the coding sequence ATGGACAAGACCGACGCGATCATGGACCTCGTCTCGAACTACGACGCCTACGCCGACGTGGCCGAGCTCAACGTGACCGCCGCCGCCGACGCCCCGGCCACCACCCCGGTCTGCGCCGCCACCCTCGCCAGCTCCGGCTGGTGCGCCGCCGGTGCCTCCGCAATCTCCGGCGCCACGTACGAAGCCGGTTGCTGA
- a CDS encoding LxmA leader domain family RiPP translates to MEKSEAIMDLMAGYDAYSTVDELNTTAAADAPATTAPCGAATVSWLASQFTVKTYKDGC, encoded by the coding sequence ATGGAGAAGTCCGAGGCGATCATGGATCTGATGGCGGGCTACGACGCCTACAGCACGGTCGACGAGCTGAACACCACCGCGGCCGCCGACGCCCCCGCCACCACCGCGCCCTGTGGTGCGGCAACCGTCAGCTGGCTCGCCAGCCAGTTCACCGTCAAGACCTACAAGGATGGGTGCTGA
- a CDS encoding LxmA leader domain family RiPP translates to MEKSEAIIDLMAGYDAYSSADELNTTAAAEAPASTPACAAATMSWLGSQLTVKTYKDGC, encoded by the coding sequence ATGGAGAAGTCCGAGGCGATCATCGACCTGATGGCGGGCTACGACGCCTACAGCTCGGCCGACGAGCTCAACACGACGGCGGCCGCCGAGGCCCCCGCGTCCACTCCGGCATGTGCCGCCGCCACGATGAGCTGGCTCGGTAGCCAGCTGACGGTGAAGACGTACAAGGACGGCTGCTGA
- a CDS encoding methyltransferase, with protein sequence MATTALHEDLVRMADLLQPATIRAAATLRLVDHIEAGSTTAADLAARTDTHPDLLDMLLRHLVHLGLLRRDDAGSHEVTELGAPLRDSDPAGVRRHLSMDGLFGRTDLALVNLLHTVRTGEPAHASLFGRGYWETVNEDPQFAQALSEESPRELGWDAELVRDGYDWSTAGSVMDIGGHNGTLLMELALHHPHLRGAVLDLKNVAELAGRRFEESGLADRCTAVVGSFFDPITPGFDVYLLSAILADWDDEKAVALLRRVAEAAGADGRILIADVNIPVHSAGTASAAMELYLRVVMPKPVRTVEEIKALGAAAGLTVSWEGPVTPVRTLLEFRNA encoded by the coding sequence ATGGCTACGACAGCACTCCATGAAGACCTCGTGAGAATGGCCGATCTCCTCCAGCCGGCCACGATCCGCGCCGCGGCCACCCTGCGTCTGGTGGACCACATCGAAGCCGGATCGACCACCGCCGCCGACCTCGCGGCCCGCACGGACACCCACCCCGACCTGCTCGACATGCTGCTGCGCCACCTCGTGCACCTCGGCCTTCTGCGCCGGGACGACGCCGGGAGCCACGAAGTCACCGAACTGGGCGCGCCCCTGCGGGACTCGGACCCGGCCGGGGTACGCCGCCACCTCAGCATGGACGGCCTCTTCGGCAGGACCGACCTGGCCTTGGTCAACCTGCTGCACACCGTACGGACCGGTGAGCCCGCCCACGCCTCCCTCTTCGGGCGCGGCTACTGGGAAACCGTCAACGAAGATCCGCAGTTCGCCCAGGCGCTGAGCGAGGAGAGCCCCAGGGAGCTCGGCTGGGACGCCGAACTCGTCCGCGACGGCTACGACTGGTCGACGGCCGGCAGCGTCATGGACATCGGCGGCCACAACGGCACGCTGCTCATGGAGCTCGCCCTGCACCACCCCCATCTGCGGGGCGCGGTGCTGGACCTGAAGAACGTCGCCGAGCTCGCCGGGCGCCGTTTCGAGGAGAGCGGCCTCGCCGACCGCTGCACCGCCGTCGTCGGCAGCTTCTTCGACCCGATCACCCCCGGGTTCGACGTCTATCTGCTCTCCGCGATCCTCGCCGACTGGGACGACGAGAAGGCCGTCGCCCTCCTCCGCCGCGTCGCCGAGGCGGCCGGTGCCGACGGCCGGATCCTGATCGCCGACGTGAACATCCCCGTCCACAGCGCCGGGACCGCGTCCGCCGCGATGGAGCTCTACCTCCGGGTCGTCATGCCCAAGCCCGTGCGCACGGTGGAGGAGATCAAGGCGCTGGGCGCCGCCGCCGGGCTCACGGTCTCCTGGGAGGGGCCCGTCACCCCGGTCAGGACGCTGCTGGAGTTCCGCAATGCTTGA
- a CDS encoding ABC transporter ATP-binding protein, with amino-acid sequence MLEFDSVAKSFGDKRVLRELSLVVKPGELYGFCGANGAGKTTAMRIALGVLTADSGDVRWQGRPVDADSRRRFGYMPEERGLYAKMTPRDQLVFFAGLSGVAPATARRRADEWIERLGVVLGPKDMLEKLSLGNQQKVQLIASLIHDPDVLVLDEPFSGLDPVAVDAMAEVLLEFARKGVPTLFSSHQLDLVERLCDRVGIIRDGALVAEGTVDHLRRSAGSGQLEIALSGAPDDWAASVPGVRVVATTGAKVTLEVEDGVPAQRILAAAQELGRLEHFGRRDPALADIFRESVAGSAR; translated from the coding sequence ATGCTTGAGTTCGACTCCGTGGCCAAGAGCTTCGGCGACAAGCGCGTCCTGCGCGAGCTGTCCCTCGTCGTGAAGCCGGGCGAGCTGTACGGCTTCTGCGGCGCCAACGGCGCGGGCAAGACCACCGCGATGCGCATCGCCCTCGGGGTGCTGACCGCCGACTCCGGCGACGTGCGCTGGCAGGGCCGGCCCGTGGACGCCGATTCCCGCCGCCGGTTCGGCTACATGCCCGAGGAGCGCGGCCTCTACGCCAAGATGACGCCCCGCGACCAGCTCGTCTTCTTCGCCGGCCTCAGCGGGGTGGCCCCGGCCACCGCCCGCCGGCGCGCGGACGAGTGGATCGAGCGGCTCGGTGTCGTCCTCGGCCCCAAGGACATGCTCGAGAAGCTGTCGCTGGGCAACCAGCAGAAGGTCCAGCTCATCGCCTCCCTGATCCACGACCCTGACGTTCTCGTCCTCGACGAGCCCTTCTCCGGGCTCGACCCGGTGGCCGTGGACGCCATGGCGGAGGTCCTCCTGGAATTCGCCCGCAAGGGCGTACCGACCCTCTTCTCCAGCCACCAGCTCGACCTGGTCGAGCGGCTGTGCGACCGGGTCGGCATCATCCGCGACGGCGCCCTGGTCGCCGAGGGAACGGTCGACCACCTGCGCCGCAGCGCGGGCAGCGGTCAGCTGGAGATCGCCCTCTCCGGCGCACCCGACGACTGGGCGGCTTCCGTCCCCGGCGTGCGGGTCGTCGCCACGACGGGCGCGAAGGTCACGCTGGAGGTCGAGGACGGCGTCCCGGCCCAGCGGATCCTGGCCGCCGCCCAGGAGCTGGGCCGGCTGGAGCACTTCGGCCGGCGCGACCCCGCGCTCGCCGACATCTTCCGGGAGTCGGTCGCCGGGAGCGCCCGGTGA
- a CDS encoding ABC transporter permease yields MGNAALIKVVAAREITQQMRSKAFWISVAVTALMLALSFGATTLFQGGGEGRSTVGVVGRQAALTPALGDRAEVSRYDNDEAARQAVRDGKADAAVLSSDRIAVLRELPEDLGRALQEAHRAAGQADRLAEHGVPAKDVPGLLTVEPLKVTTLDPDAERVQQRTIAAGTGVFLLFMLMLVSGLAVAQGVAEEKASRIVEVLLAKVRPWHLLAGKITGLGAAALVQMLALATATLSAAIGFGVFETPSDALGTGANLLLWFVPGYLLFITLYAVAGSLVSRPEDVNHVVGPVNALQMVGLIGPVLAVSGSTDSSTLRILSMVPGTSWASMPVRMAYEDVAWWEIGAAFGLMALAIAVLVRVGSRVYTGGLLQYGGIVKVKDALAGARQ; encoded by the coding sequence ATGGGAAACGCCGCGCTGATCAAGGTCGTCGCAGCCCGCGAGATCACTCAGCAGATGCGCAGCAAGGCCTTTTGGATCTCGGTGGCGGTGACGGCGCTGATGCTGGCCCTGTCCTTCGGGGCCACCACGCTCTTCCAGGGCGGCGGCGAAGGCAGGTCCACGGTCGGTGTGGTCGGCCGGCAGGCCGCCCTGACGCCCGCCCTGGGCGACCGGGCCGAGGTCAGCCGCTACGACAACGACGAGGCCGCACGGCAGGCGGTGCGCGACGGCAAGGCCGACGCCGCGGTCCTCAGCAGCGACCGGATCGCGGTCCTGCGGGAACTGCCCGAGGACCTGGGCCGGGCCCTCCAGGAGGCGCACCGCGCGGCCGGTCAGGCCGACCGGCTGGCGGAGCACGGAGTACCGGCCAAGGACGTTCCCGGTCTGCTCACCGTCGAGCCGCTGAAGGTCACCACCCTCGACCCCGACGCCGAGCGGGTCCAGCAGCGGACCATCGCCGCGGGCACGGGCGTCTTCCTGCTCTTCATGCTGATGCTCGTCTCCGGCCTGGCCGTGGCGCAGGGCGTCGCGGAGGAGAAGGCCAGCCGCATCGTGGAGGTGCTGCTCGCGAAGGTCCGGCCCTGGCACCTGCTCGCCGGGAAGATCACCGGACTCGGCGCGGCGGCCCTCGTGCAGATGCTGGCGCTGGCGACCGCGACCCTGAGCGCGGCGATCGGCTTCGGTGTCTTCGAGACGCCGTCCGACGCGCTCGGTACCGGCGCCAATCTGCTGCTGTGGTTCGTCCCCGGCTACCTCCTCTTCATCACGCTCTACGCGGTGGCCGGCTCGCTGGTCTCGCGCCCCGAGGACGTCAACCACGTCGTCGGCCCGGTCAACGCGCTCCAGATGGTCGGCCTCATCGGCCCCGTGCTGGCGGTGTCGGGCAGCACCGACTCGTCCACCCTCCGGATCCTCTCGATGGTCCCCGGGACGTCCTGGGCGTCGATGCCGGTCCGCATGGCGTACGAGGACGTGGCGTGGTGGGAGATCGGTGCCGCCTTCGGGCTCATGGCCCTGGCGATCGCCGTCCTGGTCCGCGTCGGCAGCCGCGTCTACACCGGCGGGCTGCTCCAGTACGGCGGCATCGTCAAGGTCAAGGACGCCCTGGCGGGCGCGCGGCAGTGA
- a CDS encoding ABC transporter ATP-binding protein: MSGVLKSGTAAAGPDPKLRILTELSRGNGPALVLVGVLAVLSTAATLALPMVVGKLLAAIQNDEGLALWAAVMVGVGFGSAAAGALAAFLLGRMGQELIYRLRVRTMDHALGLRLADAQREGGGNLTARITADAARVKSLIDIGPIQLPMAGVTVVGTLVIMGLLDWVLLLITVGAFLIAVGVITVVIKGLRRKYAALQDELGGMAQNFVSAMESLTVIKAYRAERRTSRALAGRARKLADLEIEAAKMESLMVPVINLGQQIALVAVVVGGGARMLDGHLTLADFVAFLLYLLQLTAPLIMAASGVSGLQTGLVARKRFEDVFALPTEDVEAPAPENAAPLRNAPAVRFENVTFGYGDDRPVLRGADLTVPARGLTAMVGLSGSGKSTSLALIERFVEPESGRVSVYGRDVAEWPLGELRGQIGYVDQSNTLLQDSVRGNLTLGRDESRPADDEELYAALESVGLAEEIRSLPDGLDTVLGGADNLSGGQRQRLALARATLSDTRLVLLDEPSSHLDSINEQRLRNVVDSLAADRAVLVVAHRISTIQHADHVIVMDAGRVVDQGDHDALLRRCPAYAELVSGQVLSTGTPAPAPALA, translated from the coding sequence ATGAGTGGCGTACTGAAGAGCGGGACAGCGGCCGCGGGCCCTGACCCGAAGCTGCGGATCCTCACCGAGCTGTCCCGGGGCAACGGCCCGGCGCTCGTCCTCGTCGGGGTGCTCGCCGTGCTGTCCACGGCGGCCACCCTGGCCCTGCCGATGGTGGTCGGCAAGCTGCTGGCCGCCATCCAGAACGACGAGGGGCTGGCCCTGTGGGCCGCGGTGATGGTGGGTGTCGGCTTCGGCTCCGCCGCCGCCGGCGCGCTCGCCGCCTTCCTCCTCGGCCGGATGGGCCAGGAGCTGATCTACCGGCTCCGGGTCCGCACGATGGACCACGCCCTCGGACTGCGGCTCGCCGACGCGCAGCGGGAGGGCGGCGGCAATCTGACCGCCCGCATCACCGCCGACGCCGCCCGGGTGAAGAGCCTCATCGACATCGGCCCGATCCAGCTCCCCATGGCGGGCGTCACCGTCGTCGGCACCCTCGTCATCATGGGCCTGCTGGACTGGGTGCTGCTGCTCATCACCGTCGGCGCGTTCCTCATAGCCGTCGGCGTCATCACCGTCGTCATCAAGGGGCTGCGCCGCAAGTACGCGGCCCTCCAGGACGAACTCGGCGGCATGGCCCAGAACTTCGTCTCCGCGATGGAGTCCCTGACCGTCATCAAGGCCTACCGCGCCGAGCGCAGGACCTCCCGCGCCCTCGCCGGCCGCGCGCGCAAGCTCGCGGACCTGGAGATCGAGGCCGCCAAGATGGAGTCCCTGATGGTCCCGGTGATCAACCTGGGCCAGCAGATCGCCCTGGTCGCCGTGGTCGTCGGCGGCGGCGCCCGGATGCTCGACGGGCACCTCACCCTCGCCGACTTCGTCGCCTTCCTGCTCTACCTCCTCCAGCTCACCGCCCCCCTGATCATGGCCGCCTCGGGCGTCAGCGGACTCCAGACCGGCCTCGTCGCCCGCAAGCGCTTCGAGGACGTCTTCGCCCTGCCCACCGAGGACGTCGAGGCCCCCGCCCCCGAGAACGCCGCGCCCCTGCGCAACGCCCCCGCCGTCCGCTTCGAGAACGTCACCTTCGGCTACGGCGACGACCGGCCCGTCCTGCGCGGCGCCGACCTCACCGTCCCCGCCCGCGGACTGACCGCCATGGTCGGCCTCTCCGGTTCGGGCAAGAGCACCTCGCTCGCGCTCATCGAGCGGTTCGTGGAGCCGGAGTCCGGCCGCGTCTCCGTCTACGGGCGGGACGTCGCCGAGTGGCCGCTCGGCGAGCTGCGCGGCCAGATCGGCTACGTCGACCAGTCCAACACCCTGCTCCAGGACTCCGTGCGCGGCAATCTCACCCTCGGCCGCGACGAGAGCCGCCCCGCCGACGACGAGGAGCTGTACGCCGCACTGGAGAGCGTCGGCCTCGCCGAGGAGATCCGCTCCCTGCCCGACGGCCTGGACACCGTGCTCGGCGGCGCCGACAACCTCTCCGGCGGCCAGCGCCAGCGGCTCGCCCTCGCCCGCGCCACCCTCTCCGACACCCGCCTGGTCCTGCTCGACGAGCCGTCCTCGCACCTGGACAGCATCAACGAGCAAAGGCTGAGGAACGTCGTCGACTCCCTCGCCGCCGACCGCGCCGTGCTCGTCGTCGCCCACCGGATCTCCACCATCCAGCACGCCGACCACGTGATCGTCATGGACGCCGGCCGGGTCGTGGACCAGGGCGACCACGACGCCCTGCTGCGCCGCTGCCCCGCCTACGCCGAGCTGGTGAGCGGCCAGGTGCTCAGCACCGGCACCCCCGCCCCCGCCCCCGCGCTCGCGTGA
- a CDS encoding LLM class flavin-dependent oxidoreductase, producing MPFTPARHEQILPFAALTQWSAAHRLWQGQSSVGDPHQTFAYAAASGFHVPVGTGVTVMPLRHPFEAALQAQALAVAMGHPVVAGFGPGAAVFQRNMLGAPYRSQLGACREYVTAVRGLLDGEEVDLDGEFFRCRGSLPTLPRPGIEIGLGVLRPGMARLAGEVADTAITWLTPAPYLRDVVVPAMREGAAAAGRPVPRLVAIVPVALDKPGRDPAAVALASNSGHMSMPHYTDMLRRSGIEVDMKADPMASAKALIAGGGFLSGGPAEISAGLERYWEAGVDEIVINVTGVHLTQGPRVALKELEEVLREVA from the coding sequence ATGCCCTTCACCCCCGCCCGGCACGAGCAGATCCTGCCCTTCGCGGCACTCACCCAGTGGAGCGCCGCCCACCGCCTCTGGCAGGGCCAGTCCTCGGTGGGCGACCCGCACCAGACCTTCGCCTACGCGGCGGCCTCCGGCTTCCACGTCCCCGTCGGCACCGGGGTGACCGTGATGCCGCTGCGCCACCCCTTCGAGGCCGCCCTCCAGGCACAGGCCCTGGCCGTCGCCATGGGCCATCCCGTGGTGGCCGGCTTCGGCCCGGGCGCCGCCGTCTTCCAGCGCAACATGCTCGGCGCCCCCTACCGCAGCCAGCTCGGCGCCTGCCGGGAGTACGTCACCGCCGTCCGCGGCCTGCTCGACGGCGAGGAGGTCGACCTGGACGGCGAGTTCTTCCGCTGCCGCGGCAGCCTCCCCACCCTGCCCCGCCCGGGGATCGAGATCGGCCTCGGCGTGCTGCGCCCGGGCATGGCCCGCCTGGCGGGCGAGGTCGCCGACACGGCCATCACCTGGCTGACCCCGGCCCCCTATCTGCGGGACGTCGTCGTCCCCGCGATGCGCGAGGGCGCGGCCGCCGCCGGGCGGCCCGTGCCCCGCCTGGTGGCCATCGTGCCGGTGGCGCTCGACAAGCCCGGCCGGGACCCCGCCGCCGTGGCCCTCGCCAGCAACTCCGGCCACATGAGCATGCCGCACTACACCGACATGCTCCGCCGCTCGGGCATCGAGGTCGACATGAAGGCCGACCCGATGGCCAGCGCCAAGGCCCTCATCGCGGGCGGCGGCTTCCTCAGCGGCGGCCCCGCGGAGATCTCCGCCGGGCTGGAGCGCTACTGGGAGGCGGGCGTCGACGAGATCGTCATCAACGTCACCGGAGTGCACCTCACCCAGGGGCCGCGCGTCGCGCTGAAGGAGCTCGAAGAAGTCCTGAGAGAGGTGGCGTAA